Proteins from a genomic interval of Microbacterium phyllosphaerae:
- a CDS encoding GNAT family N-acetyltransferase, producing MTEADAGEVLTLQRAAFVSEAQIYGSADMPPLTQTLAEVEAELRAGSGLTARMNGRLVGAIRFVEDDDVLLIGRIAIAPDMQGEGIGRTLLDEAERSSRATEAELFTGSLSEANIRLYEACGYRETVRVPDGDGTEQVFLRKPLHQVGDPSEPGASG from the coding sequence ATGACCGAAGCGGATGCCGGCGAGGTGCTCACGCTGCAGCGTGCGGCCTTCGTCTCGGAGGCGCAGATCTACGGCAGTGCCGACATGCCGCCGCTGACGCAGACGCTTGCCGAGGTCGAGGCGGAGCTGCGAGCGGGAAGCGGGCTGACCGCACGCATGAACGGCCGCCTGGTGGGAGCCATCCGTTTCGTGGAGGACGACGACGTGCTGCTCATCGGGCGCATCGCGATCGCCCCAGACATGCAGGGCGAGGGCATCGGTCGCACCCTTCTCGACGAAGCTGAGCGGTCATCGAGGGCCACGGAGGCGGAGCTCTTCACGGGCAGCCTGAGCGAGGCGAACATCCGTCTCTACGAGGCGTGCGGCTACCGAGAGACGGTGCGCGTGCCCGACGGCGACGGCACGGAGCAGGTGTTCCTGAGAAAACCTCTGCATCAGGTGGGAGACCCCTCCGAACCGGGCGCGTCGGGTTGA
- a CDS encoding glycosyltransferase family 2 protein, whose product MTATAPIVTLIVPGRDIAAFAPAALDSLRAQTEPRWHAILIDDGSTDDTARIFAEAAASDPRFRFVRHEASRGLGAARNAGIELVDTPMVGFLDGDDELTSTALERLIGTLAETGSDFVAGAYVRSRFDGERYVPGRVQPWVAAATSPVRLGTTIVEHPRASANIVAWSKVSRTELWSDLRFPEGVAYEDQVVAQLMYTRARAFDVIPDTVVRWRLRADGTSITQGRAQLPVLRDYLTALRGGIRVLHDAGAHAAVTARLELILAMDLPPLLDIAATHPDPAYAAEVEAFVAEIQALPEYSGATPDPRLTAALAW is encoded by the coding sequence GTGACCGCCACCGCCCCGATCGTGACTCTGATCGTCCCCGGCCGCGACATCGCCGCCTTCGCTCCGGCCGCACTCGATTCGCTGCGCGCGCAGACCGAACCCCGATGGCACGCGATCCTGATCGACGACGGATCGACCGATGACACCGCCCGGATCTTCGCCGAGGCCGCAGCATCCGATCCGCGGTTCCGCTTCGTGCGACATGAGGCGTCTCGGGGGCTCGGCGCCGCGCGGAACGCGGGCATCGAGCTCGTCGACACCCCGATGGTCGGGTTTCTCGACGGCGATGACGAGCTGACCTCCACTGCTCTCGAGCGACTCATCGGAACCCTCGCAGAGACCGGGAGCGACTTCGTCGCCGGTGCCTACGTGCGGTCGCGCTTCGACGGCGAGCGCTATGTCCCCGGGCGCGTGCAGCCCTGGGTCGCGGCCGCGACCTCGCCGGTGCGACTCGGCACCACGATCGTCGAGCACCCCCGAGCGAGCGCCAACATCGTCGCCTGGTCGAAGGTCAGCCGCACAGAGCTGTGGAGCGATCTGAGGTTCCCCGAAGGGGTCGCGTACGAGGATCAGGTCGTGGCCCAGCTGATGTACACGCGGGCACGGGCATTCGATGTGATCCCCGACACGGTCGTCCGCTGGCGGCTCCGCGCCGACGGGACCTCGATCACGCAGGGTCGGGCGCAGCTGCCGGTGCTCCGTGATTACCTCACGGCGCTGCGCGGCGGCATCCGCGTGCTCCATGACGCCGGTGCGCACGCCGCCGTGACCGCGCGTCTCGAACTGATCCTGGCGATGGACCTGCCCCCGCTTCTCGACATCGCTGCGACCCACCCCGACCCGGCCTACGCGGCGGAGGTCGAGGCGTTCGTCGCCGAGATCCAGGCGCTGCCGGAGTACTCCGGGGCCACCCCCGATCCCCGTCTCACCGCCGCCCTGGCCTGGTGA
- a CDS encoding ABC transporter ATP-binding protein, with translation MSMGGMHGGFRRVDEDTQRRLNADAPSISGLGARVVTLFRPYRWRIFWTGVLVVIGAGIAVIPPLIVQRIFDDALFPVAGGGPQLQLLIWLVSGMVGLFLLSAVLGVAQTWLTSTVGNSVTGDLRVRLFEHLQAMELGFFTRTKTGVIQSRLQNDVGGVSGVLTNTVTSILGNVVTVIASLVAMILIDWRLTLIAVVLMPFLIIVQRRVGQVRARIAGETQESLSELTSITQETLSVSGMLLSKAFNRQRTESQRYQAENRNQVKLQVRRAMSGQGFFAVVQVLMASVPAVIYLVSGYLIAGGTGAITAGTVVAFTTVQARLLQPLMGLMRVSLDLQTSSALFARIFEYLDLVPEIQDAPDAISVSEAPGPRGRIEFADVVFRYPDAAPDARPTLQGVSFVAEPGQHVAFVGPSGAGKTTVLYLAPRLYEAHGGAVLFAGADVRTLTQESIIDQVGIVSQETYLFHATIRENLLYAKPEATEAEVIAACRAANIHHIIDGFEDGYDTVVGERGYRLSGGEKQRIAIARVLLKDPPVLLLDEATSALDTVSERVVQEALDEAAKGRTTLTIAHRLSTIIGADVIHVVEAGQIVESGTHSELLAHGGLYAELAAQQVAASRVLDTETAIEETVSGGVRAALTDRRADRAPEDSAGADAVAALTAPVPLLDASRADERVYPAEG, from the coding sequence ATGAGCATGGGTGGAATGCACGGCGGGTTCCGTCGCGTGGACGAAGACACGCAGCGTCGCCTCAACGCCGACGCCCCGAGTATCAGCGGACTGGGAGCCAGAGTCGTCACCCTCTTCCGCCCGTACCGGTGGCGTATCTTCTGGACGGGCGTGCTCGTCGTCATCGGCGCGGGCATCGCGGTGATCCCGCCACTGATCGTCCAGCGCATCTTCGACGACGCGCTGTTCCCCGTCGCCGGTGGCGGCCCGCAGCTGCAGCTGCTCATCTGGCTCGTCTCGGGGATGGTCGGACTGTTCCTCCTCTCGGCCGTACTCGGCGTCGCCCAGACCTGGCTCACCTCGACGGTGGGCAACAGCGTCACGGGTGATCTGCGAGTGCGGCTCTTCGAGCATCTTCAGGCGATGGAACTCGGATTCTTCACGCGCACCAAGACCGGAGTGATCCAGTCGCGCCTGCAGAATGACGTCGGTGGCGTCTCCGGCGTGCTGACGAACACGGTCACCAGCATCCTGGGCAACGTCGTCACGGTGATCGCCTCGCTCGTCGCGATGATCCTGATCGACTGGCGTCTGACTCTGATCGCGGTCGTGCTGATGCCGTTCCTGATCATCGTGCAGCGACGAGTCGGGCAGGTGCGTGCGCGCATCGCCGGCGAGACGCAGGAATCGCTGTCCGAGCTCACCTCGATCACGCAGGAGACGCTGAGCGTGTCGGGGATGCTGCTGTCGAAGGCGTTCAACCGTCAGCGCACCGAATCCCAGCGGTACCAGGCCGAGAACCGCAATCAGGTGAAGCTCCAGGTGCGACGAGCCATGAGCGGTCAGGGCTTCTTCGCTGTCGTCCAGGTGCTCATGGCGAGCGTCCCGGCCGTGATCTACCTCGTCTCCGGCTACCTGATCGCCGGCGGCACGGGCGCGATCACGGCCGGTACGGTCGTGGCGTTCACCACCGTGCAGGCGCGACTGCTCCAGCCGTTGATGGGCCTCATGCGGGTGTCGCTGGACCTGCAGACGTCGTCGGCACTGTTCGCGCGCATCTTCGAGTACCTGGATCTGGTCCCCGAGATCCAGGATGCTCCCGACGCGATCTCCGTCTCCGAGGCGCCGGGTCCGCGGGGGCGCATCGAGTTCGCCGATGTCGTGTTCCGCTATCCCGATGCAGCGCCTGACGCGCGGCCTACTCTGCAGGGGGTGTCGTTCGTCGCAGAGCCGGGGCAGCACGTCGCGTTCGTCGGCCCCTCGGGCGCGGGCAAGACGACGGTGCTCTACCTCGCACCGCGCCTGTACGAGGCGCACGGCGGGGCGGTGCTCTTCGCGGGGGCCGATGTCCGCACGCTCACCCAGGAGTCGATCATCGATCAGGTGGGCATCGTCTCGCAGGAGACGTACCTGTTCCACGCGACGATCCGCGAGAACCTGCTCTATGCGAAGCCGGAGGCGACCGAGGCCGAGGTCATCGCCGCCTGCCGGGCCGCCAACATCCATCACATCATCGACGGTTTCGAAGACGGCTACGACACCGTCGTGGGAGAGCGCGGGTACCGGCTCTCGGGCGGGGAGAAGCAGCGCATCGCGATCGCCCGCGTGCTGTTGAAAGACCCTCCCGTGCTGCTGCTCGACGAAGCCACCTCGGCGCTCGACACCGTCTCGGAGCGCGTCGTGCAGGAGGCCCTCGACGAGGCGGCGAAGGGACGAACGACGCTCACGATCGCGCATCGGCTGTCGACGATCATCGGTGCAGACGTGATCCACGTCGTCGAGGCCGGTCAGATCGTCGAGTCGGGCACCCACTCAGAACTCCTCGCACACGGAGGGCTGTATGCGGAACTGGCCGCGCAGCAGGTCGCGGCCTCGCGCGTGCTCGACACCGAGACGGCGATCGAAGAGACCGTCTCGGGCGGAGTGCGCGCCGCGCTCACGGATCGCAGGGCCGACCGTGCACCCGAGGACTCGGCGGGAGCGGATGCGGTCGCAGCCCTCACGGCGCCGGTGCCGCTGCTCGATGCCTCGCGCGCGGACGAGAGGGTCTATCCCGCCGAAGGGTGA
- a CDS encoding 1-acyl-sn-glycerol-3-phosphate acyltransferase has translation MLTRLLARLYWTFSRWTLTAESRPTRPTILIGAPHTSNWDFVLMLAIAWRLRIEVHWLGKSSLFRGWRGPIMRRLGGIPVDRADPVRVVNDVVAQVESGGVFGLVITPDGTRGGNEYWKSGFYRIARETGMPVTLGFVDRTTMTTGLGPTLDLTGDVAADMDRIRAFYADKAGLRPERRTEPRLREENPTSDS, from the coding sequence GTGCTCACACGACTCCTCGCCCGCCTGTATTGGACGTTCAGCCGCTGGACCCTCACCGCTGAGTCGCGGCCGACTCGCCCCACGATCCTGATCGGCGCGCCCCACACGTCCAACTGGGACTTCGTACTGATGCTCGCCATCGCGTGGCGCCTGCGCATCGAGGTCCACTGGCTCGGCAAGAGCAGCCTGTTCCGCGGCTGGCGCGGCCCGATAATGCGCCGCCTCGGCGGCATCCCTGTCGACCGGGCAGACCCTGTCCGCGTCGTCAACGACGTCGTCGCCCAGGTCGAATCCGGAGGCGTGTTCGGCCTTGTGATCACCCCCGACGGTACCCGCGGCGGCAACGAGTACTGGAAGTCCGGCTTCTACAGGATCGCCCGCGAGACCGGGATGCCGGTCACCCTCGGCTTCGTCGACCGCACGACGATGACGACCGGACTCGGGCCGACGCTCGACCTCACCGGCGATGTCGCCGCCGACATGGATCGGATCCGGGCGTTCTACGCCGACAAGGCGGGCCTCCGCCCCGAACGCCGCACCGAGCCGCGCCTGCGGGAAGAGAACCCGACGAGCGACAGCTGA
- a CDS encoding isochorismatase family protein codes for MVSPERTVVLAIDLQAGVMPGCFDEKGVLGRAAALVDRARAADVPVVWIHHDPVGVGTPEWELAAPLLRAEGERLVRKDYRDSFADTTLRTTLDELGATHLVITGAQSDFCVRTTMQRAAAEGYDVTLVSDAHTTVDTEWDGVPISGEQIVAHTNMYFSGLRYPGQRFALATHDQVAL; via the coding sequence ATGGTGTCGCCGGAGCGCACCGTCGTCCTCGCGATCGATCTGCAGGCCGGGGTGATGCCCGGATGCTTCGACGAGAAGGGCGTGCTCGGGCGCGCCGCTGCGCTGGTCGATCGCGCTCGTGCCGCCGACGTCCCCGTGGTCTGGATCCATCACGACCCCGTCGGAGTGGGCACGCCCGAGTGGGAGCTCGCGGCGCCCTTGCTGCGTGCGGAAGGGGAGCGGCTCGTCCGCAAGGACTATCGCGACTCCTTCGCAGACACGACCCTGCGAACGACGCTCGACGAGCTCGGCGCGACGCACCTGGTGATCACGGGGGCGCAGTCGGACTTCTGCGTGCGTACGACGATGCAGCGCGCGGCTGCTGAGGGATACGACGTCACGCTCGTGAGCGACGCGCACACCACTGTCGACACCGAATGGGACGGCGTCCCGATCTCGGGTGAGCAGATCGTCGCGCATACGAACATGTACTTCTCGGGTCTGCGGTACCCGGGTCAGCGGTTCGCGCTCGCCACGCACGATCAAGTCGCGCTCTGA
- a CDS encoding Fe-S cluster assembly protein HesB encodes MLTLTDNASAIVNTLVSRQTDATDAGLRIHSTPAPGPDGGARLAVLVTPDPEPEDQVVEVSGTRLFLDETAAAALDDKILDAGVDDEGSVSFAVLPKVA; translated from the coding sequence GTGCTCACCCTCACCGATAACGCCTCCGCAATCGTGAACACCCTCGTCAGCCGTCAGACAGACGCCACCGACGCCGGGCTCCGTATTCACTCCACGCCCGCACCAGGGCCCGACGGCGGTGCGCGCCTCGCCGTCCTCGTCACTCCCGATCCCGAGCCCGAGGACCAGGTGGTCGAGGTCTCGGGCACCCGTCTCTTCCTCGATGAGACCGCAGCCGCCGCGCTCGATGACAAGATCCTCGATGCCGGCGTGGATGACGAAGGCTCGGTGTCGTTCGCTGTGCTCCCGAAGGTCGCCTGA
- a CDS encoding Dps family protein, with protein MAENTKSKTASTSKRGAKTTRRQNAEKGFTASPTLAANLQVVLVDLIELSLQGKQAHWNVVGRNFRDTHRQLDEIIDAARTFSDTVAERMRALHAVPDGRTDTIAETTSLPAFPAGEVSTTDTIDLITARLDAVVGTIREVHDAVDEEDPTSADILHAVIESLEQFAWMVSAENRTPAGR; from the coding sequence ATGGCTGAGAACACGAAGTCGAAGACCGCGAGCACGTCCAAGCGTGGCGCGAAGACCACCAGGCGGCAGAACGCCGAGAAGGGGTTCACCGCCTCCCCGACCCTGGCCGCCAACCTGCAGGTCGTGCTCGTGGACCTGATCGAGCTGTCGCTCCAGGGCAAGCAGGCGCACTGGAACGTCGTCGGACGCAACTTCCGCGACACCCACCGACAGCTCGACGAGATCATCGACGCGGCCCGGACCTTCAGCGACACGGTCGCCGAGCGCATGCGTGCGCTGCATGCCGTTCCCGATGGCCGTACCGACACGATCGCCGAGACGACGTCGCTTCCCGCGTTCCCGGCGGGCGAGGTGTCGACCACCGACACGATCGACCTGATCACCGCGCGACTGGATGCCGTCGTCGGCACGATCCGCGAAGTCCATGACGCCGTCGACGAAGAGGATCCGACGTCGGCGGACATCCTGCACGCGGTCATCGAGAGTCTCGAGCAGTTCGCGTGGATGGTCAGCGCCGAGAACCGGACCCCGGCAGGGCGCTGA
- a CDS encoding DUF6328 family protein, translated as MEPEVRPPAAERDDLVDGRDETRNERADRNWEELLQELRVMQTGTQILTGFLLAVAFTPRFEDMDEFQRDVYVVLVALAAVATILALAPVALHRALFGRRRKPELVRVAARIVVIDLVAISALTIGVTTLIVDFTVNRTAGLIALVASVVFVGVLWLVLPRLVRREAARGGSVDRI; from the coding sequence ATGGAACCCGAGGTCAGGCCGCCTGCCGCCGAACGCGATGATCTGGTCGACGGACGAGACGAGACGCGCAACGAGCGCGCAGACCGCAACTGGGAAGAACTTCTCCAGGAACTGCGGGTGATGCAGACCGGTACGCAGATCCTCACCGGCTTCCTGCTCGCCGTGGCGTTCACCCCGCGGTTCGAGGACATGGATGAGTTCCAGCGAGACGTGTACGTGGTGCTGGTGGCCCTCGCGGCAGTGGCCACGATTCTGGCCCTCGCCCCCGTGGCTCTGCACAGGGCGCTGTTCGGTCGTCGCCGCAAACCAGAACTCGTGCGGGTCGCTGCGCGGATCGTCGTCATCGACCTTGTCGCGATCTCGGCTCTCACGATCGGTGTCACGACACTCATCGTCGATTTCACGGTGAATCGCACCGCGGGTCTCATCGCTCTCGTCGCCTCAGTGGTCTTCGTCGGCGTGCTCTGGCTCGTCCTCCCCCGCCTCGTTCGGCGCGAGGCCGCGCGAGGCGGGTCGGTCGATCGGATCTGA
- a CDS encoding SDR family NAD(P)-dependent oxidoreductase, with protein sequence MNDYLADLFSLEGRTAVVTGGSSGIGRGIATALAKAGAATVIVARGSERIDETVRELTDAGCRAAGVVGDLSTRDGIHAVADAAAAPFGEPDILVNSAGINIRPPFAEITEDDWDATMTVNALAPFLLGQRFASGMAERGFGRLIHISSQQAHRAFVGSGVYGASKGAVESLMRSEAEAWGGTGVTSNSLVPGFVLTPLNARLQEDPAQIAALAARTMIGRNGLPADFAAAAVFLAGRGSGYVTGQSLFIDGGLSVH encoded by the coding sequence ATGAACGACTACCTCGCCGACCTGTTCTCGCTCGAGGGCCGCACCGCGGTCGTGACCGGAGGCAGTTCGGGAATCGGTCGTGGGATCGCGACGGCTCTCGCCAAGGCGGGAGCCGCGACGGTGATCGTCGCCCGCGGTTCCGAGCGCATCGACGAGACGGTCCGCGAACTCACGGACGCCGGATGCCGCGCGGCGGGCGTCGTGGGCGACCTCAGCACCCGCGACGGGATCCACGCCGTGGCCGATGCGGCCGCCGCGCCCTTCGGAGAGCCTGACATCCTCGTGAACTCCGCGGGCATCAACATCCGTCCCCCGTTCGCAGAGATCACGGAGGACGATTGGGACGCGACGATGACCGTCAATGCGCTCGCCCCGTTCCTGCTGGGTCAGCGCTTCGCCTCCGGAATGGCGGAGCGGGGTTTCGGGCGCCTCATCCACATCAGCTCGCAGCAGGCGCATCGCGCCTTCGTGGGGAGCGGCGTCTACGGAGCATCGAAGGGGGCCGTGGAGTCGTTGATGCGGTCGGAGGCCGAGGCCTGGGGTGGCACGGGCGTCACGAGCAACTCGCTCGTCCCCGGGTTCGTGCTGACCCCGCTGAACGCGCGACTGCAGGAGGACCCGGCGCAGATCGCCGCCCTCGCCGCCCGCACGATGATCGGGCGGAACGGGCTGCCGGCGGACTTCGCCGCCGCGGCCGTGTTCCTCGCCGGCCGGGGGTCGGGCTACGTCACCGGGCAGTCCCTCTTCATCGACGGTGGACTGTCGGTGCACTGA
- a CDS encoding MDR family MFS transporter translates to MSAVDTGSITTPPAAPGGEIARSDMRVIWLLLVAAFVAILNETTMGIAIPHLNVDLGIPPELGQWLTSAFMLTMAVVIPTTGFILQRFTTRQVFIAAMISFSLGTLVALVAPGFAVLLVGRVIQAAGTGIMMPLLMTTIMNVVPPQSRGRMMGRVGLVISLAPAIGPTLAGAVLETLHWRALFAIILPIALVSLLIGAKWMTNLGETRKVPLDVLSIPLAALGFGGIVFGLSQFGGEGGSGETTGIVALVVGAVALALFVWRQLVLQRVDDALLDLRVFRSANFTFSVIIMTILALSMFGTLTLLPQYLQNVAGLNALESGLILLPGSVLMGLLGPIMGRVYDARGTRPLLIPGTILVSAALFYYSTVGEHTVWWVLIIVQAAMSVGLAMSFTPLFSASLGSLQRSLYSHGSAVLNTLQQVGGAAGVAVLTVTYSAILHAGEAEGLETAAAGAPGARMAFLIAAIISLAAVALSAFVTKPADDIAGGAHGGH, encoded by the coding sequence ATGTCTGCCGTCGACACCGGGTCGATCACCACGCCCCCTGCCGCACCCGGAGGCGAGATCGCACGCAGTGACATGCGCGTGATCTGGCTCCTGCTCGTCGCCGCGTTCGTCGCCATCCTCAACGAAACGACGATGGGCATCGCGATCCCCCACCTGAACGTGGATCTCGGCATCCCGCCCGAGCTCGGCCAGTGGCTCACGAGCGCGTTCATGCTGACGATGGCCGTCGTCATCCCGACCACAGGATTCATCCTGCAGCGCTTCACGACGCGCCAGGTCTTCATCGCCGCGATGATCTCGTTCTCGCTGGGAACCCTGGTCGCCCTCGTCGCGCCCGGGTTCGCCGTTCTGCTCGTGGGTCGCGTCATCCAGGCGGCCGGCACCGGAATCATGATGCCCCTGCTGATGACCACCATCATGAACGTCGTCCCGCCGCAGTCGCGTGGTCGCATGATGGGTCGAGTCGGCCTGGTCATCTCGCTCGCTCCCGCGATCGGCCCGACGCTCGCCGGCGCCGTACTCGAGACGCTGCACTGGCGCGCGCTGTTCGCGATCATCCTGCCGATCGCCCTGGTCTCGCTCCTCATCGGAGCCAAGTGGATGACGAACCTCGGCGAGACCCGCAAGGTCCCCCTCGACGTGCTCTCGATCCCGCTCGCTGCGCTCGGCTTCGGCGGCATCGTGTTCGGTCTGAGCCAGTTCGGCGGCGAGGGCGGCTCGGGCGAGACGACCGGAATCGTCGCACTCGTCGTGGGTGCCGTCGCGCTCGCCCTCTTCGTGTGGCGCCAGCTCGTGCTGCAGCGGGTCGATGACGCGCTTCTCGACCTGCGGGTCTTCCGTTCGGCGAACTTCACGTTCTCGGTCATCATCATGACGATCCTCGCGCTGTCGATGTTCGGCACGCTGACCCTGCTTCCCCAGTACCTGCAGAACGTCGCCGGGCTCAACGCCCTCGAGTCCGGCCTCATCCTGCTGCCGGGCTCCGTGCTCATGGGTCTGCTGGGTCCGATCATGGGTCGCGTCTATGACGCACGCGGCACCCGCCCGCTGCTGATCCCCGGAACGATCCTCGTCTCAGCGGCGCTGTTCTATTACTCGACCGTGGGCGAGCACACCGTGTGGTGGGTGCTCATCATCGTGCAGGCCGCGATGTCGGTCGGTCTCGCCATGTCATTCACGCCGCTGTTCTCCGCCTCGCTCGGGTCGCTGCAGCGCTCGCTCTACTCGCACGGTTCCGCGGTGCTCAACACGCTCCAGCAGGTCGGTGGAGCGGCCGGTGTCGCCGTGCTCACCGTGACGTACTCGGCCATCCTGCACGCAGGTGAAGCGGAGGGGCTGGAGACGGCCGCCGCAGGAGCCCCCGGCGCGCGCATGGCGTTCCTGATCGCCGCGATCATCTCTCTTGCGGCTGTCGCGCTCAGTGCGTTCGTCACGAAGCCTGCCGACGACATCGCCGGTGGAGCACACGGCGGACACTGA
- a CDS encoding LysR family transcriptional regulator: protein MKLALLRRYVVLAETLHFPRAAKELGIPLASLYTSLDKLEEEVGHTLVNREGTPRLTNVGELFLVEAQATVAAAPPPAPKTVAPAGGKAKASKGKGRAPIVKGQPKPYKKRQGR, encoded by the coding sequence ATGAAGTTGGCACTGCTCCGTCGCTACGTCGTCCTCGCCGAGACGCTGCACTTCCCGCGAGCCGCGAAAGAGCTGGGCATCCCCCTGGCCTCGCTCTACACCTCGCTCGACAAGCTCGAAGAAGAGGTGGGCCACACGCTCGTCAACCGCGAGGGCACGCCTCGCCTGACGAACGTCGGCGAGCTGTTCCTCGTCGAGGCTCAGGCCACGGTGGCTGCCGCTCCCCCGCCTGCGCCGAAGACCGTGGCTCCGGCCGGCGGCAAGGCCAAGGCGTCCAAGGGCAAGGGACGCGCGCCCATCGTCAAGGGGCAGCCCAAGCCGTACAAGAAGCGCCAGGGGCGCTGA
- a CDS encoding ABC-F family ATP-binding cassette domain-containing protein: MTATLVAQNLAGGYGHRILFEGLDLTVAPGDVIGVVGANGAGKSTLLRILAGVLAPADGSVSLAPTDAFVGWLPQEHERVEGETVAEYIARRTGCAAATREMDAAAAALGDPSLAPEGTDPADTYSQALDRWLASGAADLDERIPAVLADLGLPSGGRVAEDALMTGLSGGQAARVGLAALLLSRFDIVFLDEPTNDLDLDGLDRLEAFVRGLRGGVVLVSHDREFLARSVTRVLELDLAQNSHRVYGGGYDAYIEERAVVRRHLREKYDEFADKKADLVARARTQREWSSQGVRNAMKKSPDNDKIKRKASMESSEKQAQKVRQMESRIARLDKVEEPRKEWQLEFTIGSAPRSSTVVSTLNSAVFRQGDFTLGPLSLQVDAGDRIGITGPNGAGKSTLLRALLGRQAPVEGAAALGSSVQIGEIDQARSLLVGDAALADAFEALVPEMSSAEVRTLLAKFGLRADHVTRPVDELSPGERTRAALALLQARGINLLVLDEPTNHLDLPAIEQLEQALESYTGTLLLVTHDRRMLEAVQTTRRWSVEDGQVEER; encoded by the coding sequence ATGACCGCAACCCTCGTCGCCCAGAATCTCGCAGGTGGCTACGGTCACCGCATCCTCTTCGAGGGCCTCGACCTCACCGTCGCTCCCGGAGACGTCATCGGCGTCGTCGGCGCGAACGGAGCGGGCAAATCCACGCTTCTCCGGATCCTCGCGGGTGTCCTCGCGCCCGCAGACGGCTCCGTCTCGCTCGCCCCGACCGATGCCTTCGTCGGATGGCTGCCGCAGGAGCACGAGCGCGTCGAGGGTGAGACCGTCGCCGAGTACATCGCGCGTCGGACCGGCTGCGCTGCGGCGACACGAGAGATGGATGCCGCTGCTGCCGCGCTGGGCGACCCGTCCCTCGCACCGGAGGGAACGGATCCGGCCGACACGTACTCGCAGGCACTCGACCGGTGGCTCGCCAGCGGTGCCGCCGACCTCGACGAGCGCATCCCTGCGGTGCTGGCGGATCTGGGGCTTCCGAGCGGAGGACGTGTCGCTGAAGACGCACTCATGACGGGGCTCTCCGGCGGGCAGGCCGCCCGCGTCGGATTGGCCGCTCTGCTGCTCTCGCGCTTCGACATCGTCTTCCTCGACGAGCCGACCAACGACCTCGACCTCGACGGCCTCGATCGGCTGGAGGCCTTCGTGCGCGGACTCCGCGGCGGCGTGGTGCTCGTCAGTCACGACCGAGAGTTCCTGGCGCGAAGCGTCACTCGCGTTCTCGAGCTGGATCTCGCGCAGAACTCCCACCGTGTCTACGGCGGCGGATATGACGCGTACATCGAGGAGCGCGCCGTCGTGCGCCGGCACCTGCGCGAGAAGTACGACGAGTTCGCCGACAAGAAGGCCGATCTCGTGGCTCGCGCCCGCACCCAGCGCGAGTGGTCGAGTCAGGGTGTGCGGAACGCGATGAAGAAGTCGCCGGACAACGACAAGATCAAGCGCAAGGCGTCGATGGAGTCCAGCGAGAAGCAGGCGCAGAAGGTGCGTCAGATGGAGAGTCGGATCGCACGCCTCGACAAGGTGGAGGAGCCTCGCAAGGAGTGGCAGCTCGAGTTCACGATCGGCTCCGCGCCTCGCTCGAGCACCGTCGTGTCGACGCTGAACTCCGCGGTGTTCCGGCAGGGCGATTTCACGCTCGGTCCGCTGTCGCTGCAGGTCGACGCGGGCGACCGCATCGGGATCACCGGTCCCAACGGTGCGGGCAAGTCCACGCTGCTTCGAGCGCTCCTCGGGCGGCAGGCCCCTGTCGAGGGGGCTGCGGCCCTCGGCAGCAGTGTGCAGATCGGCGAGATCGACCAGGCGCGATCGCTGCTCGTCGGCGATGCTGCGCTCGCCGACGCCTTCGAGGCGCTGGTTCCCGAGATGTCATCGGCTGAGGTCCGCACGCTGCTGGCGAAGTTCGGTCTCCGGGCCGACCACGTGACGCGTCCGGTCGATGAGCTCTCGCCCGGCGAGCGCACCCGGGCGGCGCTCGCTCTTCTGCAGGCGCGCGGCATCAATCTGCTCGTGCTCGACGAGCCGACCAACCACCTCGACCTTCCGGCGATCGAACAGCTCGAGCAGGCGCTGGAGTCCTATACAGGCACGCTTCTGCTCGTCACGCACGACCGTCGGATGCTCGAGGCGGTGCAGACGACCCGTCGCTGGAGCGTCGAGGACGGGCAGGTCGAAGAGCGCTGA